The DNA sequence TGAAACATTCAGTACAGCTGCTTTGGAGTTGCAAACACATGAGGCTCCAGGTTGTGGATAGAGATGGGCTGTAAAGCAGCATGTCCTGGGCTACCAAGCATTGTGAGGAACACACACGGGGCACCCTCTGGCCCATCCACTCAGCCACCATGCCTCCGCCTGCCATGCTGCCAGCCCTTGCTCCCAAGTAGATGACCAGGCGTGCTCTTCAGTACTGCCCCCCTTTCCTGTTGATCGTGGGCAGGTGGTAGTGTTTCAGGTGAGGTTTGATgtccttctgtgtgtctgtctggtgAAGAAGAGCCACAGACACTGAGTGGAGGCCAAGGCCAGGCCTGAGAGCTGCCCCACAGAGAAGCTAGAGGAACGCACTACCTTCTTGTTCGCTGCAGCACACTTCAGGGGTCTCAACACAGGGACTCTGCCATTTGCTCCAGTGCCCAACACTGACCGCAGTGCAGGGCTGGAACATGATGACATTTTGCTCATTCCGGACAGCCTCAGTTTGGGAAGCTCCATCAAGCTGGTCGGGCCTTGTCGTCTGGCATGGCCCTCCTCTTGCCGCAGGGACTGTTTCTTGAAACAGAACACTGATCAGTTGCCCTTCAGGAGTCAGGGCAAGCAAGGGAAGCTCTTTTGCCTGATCAAACTTGGGTgacagctgagtgtggtggcagcCTCCCCACAACCCACAAACAAAAGCAGGCCTCCCATGACGCCTCCTGTACTGTACAGACCTTACCAAGTGCTGGCCTCAATGCAGCTTTACAGCTGAGCTCCGGCCAACACACAGTGTGGTTGGTGATGGGGAGTGCATGCTTAAGGCATGCACCAGGGCTGCCTTAAGCATGCACTCCCCATCACCAACTGTCAGCTGCCGAAGCTCTAACTGGGCTTTCCAGCCCATTTACCCCAGCAGGCTTTTTGTTCAGCTTCAGGGTAAAACTGGTTTCTGCGTTTGTGTTTGAGATacggtctcactatgtagccctggctggcatgaAGCtcgccatgtagaccaggctctccccgcttctgcctcctgcgtgctggATGAACTAAACCATCATGCCCAACAGTTTCTGcattttttaagtatagaaaaaaattcctccacATTCCTAGCATGTGAAGAGAATGTGGAACACATAGTTGGTGTGCAGCTTCCTGGAACAAGGCTCTACCACCTTAAGTGCCCTCATCGAAGGTGTGGCACATACCACAGCTAGGAGACAGGCCCACCTTGGACATGACTGCACTTTGGGGGCAGGGCACCATGGAGGGGACCAGCAGACAAGTTTGAGGGCAGAGAGTGGTGTGGCTGAGAGGGGAGTCTGGAGGCCCCCTGGGAGCGAAAGCCTGGAGGAGAGTGGGAGATGGCACTACACAAGTGTGCCTGCCTTGGTCTGCATCAGACAGGGTAGGCAAAGCTCTGGCAGACACTGGCTGCAATGCGTCCATGGGATCAGCTGCTGCCACGGACAGAGAGTCAGTAAAGGTGAGAGGAGCAAGTGGCTCGTAGGTGGCTAAAAGAAATGACCAATATACAGGCAGAGTATGGGTGCTAGTCCAAAGCTGTACACTGGCAGAACTAAGCTAATGGGTACCACATGTCAGGATGCAAGAGGACAGGTGTAGAGATGGAGGAACTGCACAGTGAAGCTGCCATGTCTGACAGGAAGCATGCAGTCCCTGCTGGCCATGCTGTGGGCCCTTGCCCACCATGCTCACCAACTATGGCTAGCAGCTACTGAGGCTTCTCagtgtctcctgacaggctcgtTCTCAAGATACAGGCAGGTATTACCACAAAAGGTTTTGGCCCAGAACAGGTACCTGCACAGGGTCATCAGGTCAGATATCGTGAAAGGGTCCCCTCTCTGGGCTGGCTCACATGTATAGCTATAGCTAGCAAGGCAGTAAAGGACCTGGGTAGTTAGATCCAGGTTCCATAGGGCAACCAAACCATTCCTAAGCCAAGACCATAGTAGCATGGTGTTCAGGCCTCAGCCGACACTATGCCCTCTGGGACAACCTTGTGGTGGCCTTCTCAGACATAAGTACCTGAAGGCTTCCagtctccacccagctcactcaTTTCTGCTCATACCTGCTTTCTGCCCTCCTTTGAGAATGACCAGTTGTGACTGGATGATTCTGGCACCATGGAATACTTGGGGCAGAAAGCTCTTCTGTGCTTGGCCAGGGTCTGTGTCTCAGCTGCCCTGCAGGGGAGGAAAAGAACGTGGCCACCTCCACTGATGGCTTCCTTCATCTACAATCTGCCATTAGAGTAGCCATTCATGCTTCCTTCCTCATGAGCTAGAAGtagcctctcttcccttcctgtaACCATCCAACACCGTCTGGGCTGGGAGCACGGGGCATCTTAACATGCAGTATTTTACGTGCCTTCCTAGGACCAAACAGTCCATGTTAGGAGTGTGTCAATGTGTGCAGTTGGATGCCCTTGGTAAGCACCTCCCACCGAGCTAGGTGGTATACATGTGCTTGACAATCCTTTGCTGTCCATCTGGGCCAGGCTCCCTAGGGAGCTTACCTACTAGAGACTTGTCACTGAGCAACAGCAGCCACGTAGCCCTTTCTCCCTGGGCAGGAAGTGGCTAGCTGCTTCATTTGGAAAGGTCATTAGCGGAGGTGGCCACATCACAGAGAATGTCCCAAAAGGCAATGATTACTGTTAGGACAGAGCTGTTCCAGGCCAGTTCCTTGTCTCATGGGTCTCATAAACCAAGACTTCCCACTCATCACTAGGCAATCTACTACAAATCCTACCTCTGCATCTGGAAATAGGGGTGCTGAAGAGCTTGGTGAGCCGCGATTCGGTCATCAGGGTCATAAGCCACCATTGCATGCAGGAGGGAGAGGCATTGTGGGGACAAATTGGTTGTCAGTAGAGGTATTCCTGAtccctttttaaaaggaaaatcaaaactcATAGCTCTCGACCTGTATTGAAAGCCCAATGATAATAAATCATCATGCCATTAAGAGTACGGGTGGTCACCCTAACTCTAAGGGACCCACACTGAAGGTCAGAGTTTATAGCCCGAAAAGGAGTAATCAGGctggtgtggtggtacaagcctcCAATCACTTGTGATATAGAGGTAAGAATCAGGTAtgccaggccagcctaggctacacagtgtcTGAGACAACCTAGGCTTCAAaaggagttggggggagggatAAGAGAACATGCAATTCCTGAGCTCCAAGAGAGGATCCTCCAATACCAATGGCTCTGGGAGATCCCAGTCATAAGCACAGGTCCAACTGCTAGCTAAAACACACGGCTGTGAGCCAATGGGAAAGCTGAGCAAGGAATGGATTTCTGCAGTTCCTCTTCAATTTTGGTGTACACTAAAACTACTCCAAAAACAATCTAGTAAGCAGGGATGTGTATGCTGTAAGTGTACGAACACTTCCTTGCCTGTGATAGCAGAAACCTCACCTTTCTGGGTGACTAGAGGAGAAAATGAGGCAGAGGCTTCTCTGCTGACCTTCCATAGACCAGGGGCTTCTGGGAGATCTCACCCACCAAGTCCCCACTCCCTGCAGGCCTCCGCTTCACCTATCATCAAAACGAACTATAACAGGGCTGCAAGGGCTGGACATCACTGTCACCCTGACTGCTGACTGGCAGCCCAGGAAGTCATCGTGGACAGCCTTTCTGACCCAAGCAGACCGAAGTCCACATAAATGCTCTGGGGACAAACCCAGCACCAAGCCTTCCAAGAGACTATGGGAGCTTTTGTGACTCAAGGGTGAGGCACCCCTCTGAACGCCCCCACAAAGAGATGGGTTGGCTTCCCTTTCGCAGAAGCCCAAGTGGGGAAGCGGCCCAGAAAATGCCACGGGGGTCACGGGGTCatggagacagtttctctgtcctAGCCCTGGCCCCACTGTAGAAAGGCTGGGCCCAAGACACTGAGTCTACCCCGGCCTCCAGGACACTTCTGTGTCCTCACTTACTGTTTGAACTTGGTGAGGGTCTTCTGACAAGGTGTGCCGATGACGTCATGGATTTTTGAGATCTGGTCCAGTTCATTCACACCAGGAAAGAGGGGCTGCAGGCTGCAAGGGCGCAGTGCTGCagtgaggccagcatgggctgccCTCCAGGCAGGCCTCCCCACGGCCTCAACCATAGAAAGAAGGGCACAGTGCTACAGTGGGGCCAGCATGGGCTGCCCTCCAGGCAGGCCTCCCCCACGGCCTCAACCCATAGAAAGAGGCCTGATACACAGAGCAGGCCTCTGGCCTGGAGACTGCTGTTGCTCTTTATTTGGCCTGGGGTTTCCCTGTGGCCTTGagtacttcttttctttcttttttaaaagatgtgtttaaccttaaatgttttatcattttttaaattatggatgCACAGGGCGACCCTGAAGAGGACATCAAAGCCCTCGGATTTAGCTggaattatgggtggttgtgagccatcatgtgggtgctttgggagagcagccagtgctctaaggATTTCTTAAGAGACAGTCAACagtcagagccacacagagaccCCTGTATTGGAAACAAAAATTAGACCTATGTGAATAACCCAACCTATGTTCTGGGCCACAACAAAACTTCAACTACAACTCTGGCTGTAGGACTCTTTAGCTTCCTGACCAGAGGGGATGCAATGAGAGGGTAAGACCAGCCCTGGGGAGAGGACAGTGTGCAGAGCCCAGCAGGTTTCCTAGCGGGCAGCTTGCTCGCCTGACGCTGGCTGGCCTTGTGCTCAGACAACATTGGCTGCTGTGCTCTTGCCTGTTCGTCCTTTAACATCCTTCTAAATTAACTCATGACTCAGCACATGACAGAATTGTCTGTTGTCATTTACAGCCTCAGTAAAGTCACTGTTGATTGGGCTTTCCCAACGACATCACTAGTACCCAAGCACTAGTGGCAAAGAAGGTCTGAAGCGCGTTGGCCACACCCTGTTCCACAGCAGTCATTAGAGCAGGTGGGAATGGGTGGCCCCTGGGTCCCCTCCTGTGTTGTCACTTCTACTGAAGATCTACTCTGAGCAACGGCTGtcatcccctccccttccctggccTGTTTAAGGGGGACAGAACTCACTTTTGAATGCAACAAACCTTCAGGCTGTTCTCAGCCACTGTCCTTCCAAGGACTGGTGTCAAAGGTCAGAGGGAGAACGGGCTTTCTAGAAAGCCCAGTGATGCCAGAGCCTCACACTGACTAGCTGCTCACACTTCCCCAAGGTGATCAAAAGCGATGGTGCCTTGCCTGGCTGATCAAGCCCCACTCCTAACCCCACCCTGTCATGgacctgctgcagctgctgcccaGGGGATGCAAGCAAGGGCAAGTACTTGGCAATAAGTGAGATGaaggaaagctgggcagtggaaACCAAGCAGAAACCAGAACGACCACAGCCTTGGAGCTTAAAGAAAGGAGCTGCCAAGTGCCTCACCCAGCCTCACCTGTGACCTGCCCACATCACCCTTGGAGGTCCATCAGGCTGGCCCAGCTCTACCTGGCAATCTCGTAGAACACGCAACCCGCGCTCCACAGGTCCATCTTGTATGTGTAGAACCCGTCGGTGAGGAGACACTCTGGGGCCCGGTACCACCGGGTAGAGATGTACTCTGTGTAGGGCTGCTTGGAATAGACACTCCGGCACGACCCAAAGTCCCCTAGTTTCAGGACATCGTGCTGCAAAGGAGAGAGGGTAGGGTTGGCTGTCTCAGTCTGGAGCCACTACCACACGGACCATTTCTAATGTACAAATACAGGAAAATCCCAGCAGCTAAGCAACTCGGAACACAATGTGTGGGCTGTGCGAGTGTGCACTTTAAAGTATCTCTagtggaaaaacagaaaacatttacaaaCTTCCTCATGCTGAAGGTGGCTAAGCAAAGCACCAATCACAGATGGCCTCCTACGGCAGCACCCAAGGCTGGTCTGTTCCAGGTGGTTCGGTTCTAGCCTCACTGCACACAGGCTTCCTACAGCCTTGTGGCTCAAGGAGACTCTTCTGACGGCAAGTCAAATAGAGAATCCATACGTGTACACTTTAAGCTTGGGTAGCACAGGCGACTTCTGCAGAAACCTCAAGTTTAAGAAATTTCAAAGTTGGAGGCCTCCAAACTCTCCTTCTCCCACATTGACAGTCATCCAGGAGAATGGCTGTTTGCAGGGAGTAGCTGTCTGTCTGCTAAGAAGGACTGACTCCTTCTATTGCATCCTTCAGGAGAGAAATCAATAGTGTTGACAGCATTTGCTAAAGCGAGCCTTCTTTTACAAACGTGGAGAATGAAGACTGAGAACCCAGGCCAGCGCACAGTCTGCCTAGCATGCAGGGGGCCCAGGGCATAGAATCtgtctagcatgcacagggcccaGAGCACAGAGTATGCCTAGCATGAACGGGGCCCTGGGCACACAGTCTGCCTAGCATGAACGGGGCCTTGGGTTCTACTCAGaccaagggctagagagatggctcagtggttaagagcactgactgctcttccagaggtcttgagttcaattcccagcaaccacatggtggctcacaaccatctgtaaggggatccaatgccctcttctggtgtgtctgaagaaagtgactgtatactcacatacataaaagaaataataaaataaatcttaaaacaaaacaaaaaactcagaccAAAACCATTTTATTTCTAGCTATCTGGATAGAAGATGTATCCAGTGAATCAAATTTTATATTCtgagtctggaaagatggctcagtgtttaagaatgtGTGCTGCTCTGGccaaggactcaggttcagttcccagcatccagagcagctcacaaccctgtaactccagctccagggctctCACAAGTCTA is a window from the Mastomys coucha isolate ucsf_1 unplaced genomic scaffold, UCSF_Mcou_1 pScaffold6, whole genome shotgun sequence genome containing:
- the Mok gene encoding MAPK/MAK/MRK overlapping kinase isoform X1; this encodes MKNYKAIGKIGEGTFSEVMKMQSLRDGNYYACKQMKQHFESIEQVNNLREIQALRRLNPHPNILTLHEVVFDRKSGSLALICELMDMNIYELIRGRRHPLSEKKIMHYMYQLCKSLDHMHRNGIFHRDVKPENILVKHDVLKLGDFGSCRSVYSKQPYTEYISTRWYRAPECLLTDGFYTYKMDLWSAGCVFYEIASLQPLFPGVNELDQISKIHDVIGTPCQKTLTKFKQSRAMSFDFPFKKGSGIPLLTTNLSPQCLSLLHAMVAYDPDDRIAAHQALQHPYFQMQRAAETQTLAKHRRAFCPKYSMVPESSSHNWSFSKEGRKQKQSLRQEEGHARRQGPTSLMELPKLRLSGMSKMSSCSSPALRSVLGTGANGRVPVLRPLKCAAANKKTDTQKDIKPHLKHYHLPTINRKGGQY
- the Mok gene encoding MAPK/MAK/MRK overlapping kinase isoform X2, producing MKNYKAIGKIGEGTFSEVMKMQSLRDGNYYACKQMKQHFESIEQVNNLREIQALRRLNPHPNILTLHEVVFDRKSGSLALICELMDMNIYELIRGRRHPLSEKKIMHYMYQLCKSLDHMHRNGIFHRDVKPENILVKHDVLKLGDFGSCRSVYSKQPYTEYISTRWYRAPECLLTDGFYTYKMDLWSAGCVFYEIASLQPLFPGVNELDQISKIHDVIGTPCQKTLTKFKQSRAMSFDFPFKKGSGIPLLTTNLSPQCLSLLHAMVAYDPDDRIAAHQALQHPYFQMQRAAETQTLAKHRRAFCPKYSMVPESSSHNWSFSKEGRKQSLRQEEGHARRQGPTSLMELPKLRLSGMSKMSSCSSPALRSVLGTGANGRVPVLRPLKCAAANKKTDTQKDIKPHLKHYHLPTINRKGGQY
- the Mok gene encoding MAPK/MAK/MRK overlapping kinase isoform X3; protein product: MKNYKAIGKIGEGTFSEVMKMQSLRDGNYYACKQMKQHFESIEQVNNLREIQALRRLNPHPNILTLHEVVFDRKSGSLALICELMDMNIYELIRGREKTSIIREKDHALHVSTVQIAGPHAQHDVLKLGDFGSCRSVYSKQPYTEYISTRWYRAPECLLTDGFYTYKMDLWSAGCVFYEIASLQPLFPGVNELDQISKIHDVIGTPCQKTLTKFKQSRAMSFDFPFKKGSGIPLLTTNLSPQCLSLLHAMVAYDPDDRIAAHQALQHPYFQMQRAAETQTLAKHRRAFCPKYSMVPESSSHNWSFSKEGRKQKQSLRQEEGHARRQGPTSLMELPKLRLSGMSKMSSCSSPALRSVLGTGANGRVPVLRPLKCAAANKKTDTQKDIKPHLKHYHLPTINRKGGQY
- the Mok gene encoding MAPK/MAK/MRK overlapping kinase isoform X7 codes for the protein MDMNIYELIRGRRHPLSEKKIMHYMYQLCKSLDHMHRNGIFHRDVKPENILVKHDVLKLGDFGSCRSVYSKQPYTEYISTRWYRAPECLLTDGFYTYKMDLWSAGCVFYEIASLQPLFPGVNELDQISKIHDVIGTPCQKTLTKFKQSRAMSFDFPFKKGSGIPLLTTNLSPQCLSLLHAMVAYDPDDRIAAHQALQHPYFQMQRAAETQTLAKHRRAFCPKYSMVPESSSHNWSFSKEGRKQKQSLRQEEGHARRQGPTSLMELPKLRLSGMSKMSSCSSPALRSVLGTGANGRVPVLRPLKCAAANKKTDTQKDIKPHLKHYHLPTINRKGGQY
- the Mok gene encoding MAPK/MAK/MRK overlapping kinase isoform X8, yielding MHYMYQLCKSLDHMHRNGIFHRDVKPENILVKHDVLKLGDFGSCRSVYSKQPYTEYISTRWYRAPECLLTDGFYTYKMDLWSAGCVFYEIASLQPLFPGVNELDQISKIHDVIGTPCQKTLTKFKQSRAMSFDFPFKKGSGIPLLTTNLSPQCLSLLHAMVAYDPDDRIAAHQALQHPYFQMQRAAETQTLAKHRRAFCPKYSMVPESSSHNWSFSKEGRKQKQSLRQEEGHARRQGPTSLMELPKLRLSGMSKMSSCSSPALRSVLGTGANGRVPVLRPLKCAAANKKTDTQKDIKPHLKHYHLPTINRKGGQY
- the Mok gene encoding MAPK/MAK/MRK overlapping kinase isoform X4, yielding MKMQSLRDGNYYACKQMKQHFESIEQVNNLREIQALRRLNPHPNILTLHEVVFDRKSGSLALICELMDMNIYELIRGRRHPLSEKKIMHYMYQLCKSLDHMHRNGIFHRDVKPENILVKHDVLKLGDFGSCRSVYSKQPYTEYISTRWYRAPECLLTDGFYTYKMDLWSAGCVFYEIASLQPLFPGVNELDQISKIHDVIGTPCQKTLTKFKQSRAMSFDFPFKKGSGIPLLTTNLSPQCLSLLHAMVAYDPDDRIAAHQALQHPYFQMQRAAETQTLAKHRRAFCPKYSMVPESSSHNWSFSKEGRKQKQSLRQEEGHARRQGPTSLMELPKLRLSGMSKMSSCSSPALRSVLGTGANGRVPVLRPLKCAAANKKTDTQKDIKPHLKHYHLPTINRKGGQY
- the Mok gene encoding MAPK/MAK/MRK overlapping kinase isoform X6, giving the protein MKNYKAIGKIGEGTFSEVMKMQSLRDGNYYACKQMKQHFEREKTSIIREKDHALHVSTVQIAGPHAQHDVLKLGDFGSCRSVYSKQPYTEYISTRWYRAPECLLTDGFYTYKMDLWSAGCVFYEIASLQPLFPGVNELDQISKIHDVIGTPCQKTLTKFKQSRAMSFDFPFKKGSGIPLLTTNLSPQCLSLLHAMVAYDPDDRIAAHQALQHPYFQMQRAAETQTLAKHRRAFCPKYSMVPESSSHNWSFSKEGRKQKQSLRQEEGHARRQGPTSLMELPKLRLSGMSKMSSCSSPALRSVLGTGANGRVPVLRPLKCAAANKKTDTQKDIKPHLKHYHLPTINRKGGQY
- the Mok gene encoding MAPK/MAK/MRK overlapping kinase isoform X5; translated protein: MKNYKAIGKIGEGTFSEVMKMQSLRDGNYYACKQMKQHFESDRKSGSLALICELMDMNIYELIRGRRHPLSEKKIMHYMYQLCKSLDHMHRNGIFHRDVKPENILVKHDVLKLGDFGSCRSVYSKQPYTEYISTRWYRAPECLLTDGFYTYKMDLWSAGCVFYEIASLQPLFPGVNELDQISKIHDVIGTPCQKTLTKFKQSRAMSFDFPFKKGSGIPLLTTNLSPQCLSLLHAMVAYDPDDRIAAHQALQHPYFQMQRAAETQTLAKHRRAFCPKYSMVPESSSHNWSFSKEGRKQKQSLRQEEGHARRQGPTSLMELPKLRLSGMSKMSSCSSPALRSVLGTGANGRVPVLRPLKCAAANKKTDTQKDIKPHLKHYHLPTINRKGGQY